Below is a genomic region from Magnetovibrio sp..
CTGTTTGGGCGTCGGCGCGGCTGGGTGCTGTTCACGCAGTTGTTTTTGCTCGCCTCGATCTTCGCCATGGGCTTGACCCAGCCCGGAATCGATCCGTGGTGGACGGCGGTGTTCGCCCTGGCGGTGGCGTTTTCGTCCGCGTCCCAAGACATCGTGGTGGATGCCTATCGCATCGAGATCCTCAGCGAAGACAAATTGGCCGCCGGTGCGGCGACGGCGGTATTCGGGTGGCGATTGGGTCAGGTGGGTACGGCGGCGGCAGGTTTGATTTTCGCCGATATGTTCCCGTGGCAAAGCGTCTTTATCGCCATGGCGGCGCTGGTCGGGGTCGGCATCGTGGCGATCTTGATCAACCCCGAACCCGACGTGGCGATGACGCCCGAAGCCGAGCAGCGCGAGCAGGCGGTCGAGGAGTTTCTGGAACGCAAACAGCATTTACCGCCGCGTCTGGCCGAAGCGATGGCGTGGCTTTACGGCGCGGTGGTGTGCCCGTTCGCCGATTTCATGACCCGGCGCGGCTGGGTCAGCATCGTGCTGTTCATCTTGCTCTACAAATATGGCGACGCGATCTTGGGCGTGATGAAAACGCCGTTTTTCTTGGAGATCGGGTTCACCAAGACCGAAATCGCGGCCGTGGCCAAGGTGTTCGGCTTCAACGCCATTATCGCGGGCGGCATCCTGGGTGGTGTGGTGTTGGCGCGGTTCGGCATTCTGCGCGGGTTGTTGGTCTGCGGCGTGCTGATGGCGGCCTCCAACCTGGTGTTTGTGGCTCAGGCTTGGGCCGGACCGGATGTGCGCATGTTGGCGGTGACCATCGCGGTCGAAAACATCACCACCGGCATGGGAACCACCGCGTTCGTGGCTTATTTATCAAGCCTTTGCCACGTCGCTT
It encodes:
- a CDS encoding AmpG family muropeptide MFS transporter; translated protein: MRSWLQSAQVYRDRRVLSLLFLGFSSGLPFGVLADPLSAWLVDEGVSKTTIGLFALVSLPYAIKFLWSPLMDKLALPLFTPLFGRRRGWVLFTQLFLLASIFAMGLTQPGIDPWWTAVFALAVAFSSASQDIVVDAYRIEILSEDKLAAGAATAVFGWRLGQVGTAAAGLIFADMFPWQSVFIAMAALVGVGIVAILINPEPDVAMTPEAEQREQAVEEFLERKQHLPPRLAEAMAWLYGAVVCPFADFMTRRGWVSIVLFILLYKYGDAILGVMKTPFFLEIGFTKTEIAAVAKVFGFNAIIAGGILGGVVLARFGILRGLLVCGVLMAASNLVFVAQAWAGPDVRMLAVTIAVENITTGMGTTAFVAYLSSLCHVAYTATQYALLTSFMAFSRTIMSSGSGWLADRVDWVTFFILTTVAALPGLILLVWMIKRFPPEEQNPPAEPRASA